Proteins encoded together in one Triticum dicoccoides isolate Atlit2015 ecotype Zavitan chromosome 7B, WEW_v2.0, whole genome shotgun sequence window:
- the LOC119342124 gene encoding cortical cell-delineating protein-like — protein MAPSKLALFLALNLVLLASVQGCGSYCPPVVPTLPIRPPPIVPPTGGGSCPMNTLKLGVCANVLNLLKLKIGVPANEECCPLLGGLADLDAAVCLCTAIRANILGIKLNVPIDLTLLLNQCGKKCPANFTCPI, from the coding sequence ATGGCGCCCTCCAAGCTCGCTCTCTTCCTCGCCCTGAACCTGGTCCTCCTCGCCTCCGTGCAGGGCTGCGGATCCTACTGCCCACCTGTAGTCCCTACCCTGCCGATCCGCCCACCGCCAATCGTGCCACCGACCGGCGGGGGCAGCTGCCCGATGAACACGCTGAAGCTAGGTGTGTGTGCCAACGTGTTGAACCTGCTGAAGCTCAAGATCGGCGTGCCGGCGAACGAGGAGTGTTGCCCGCTCCTGGGCGGGCTCGCCGACCTCGACGCCGCGGTGTGCCTCTGCACCGCCATCAGGGCCAACATTCTCGGCATCAAGCTCAACGTCCCCATCGACCTGACCCTCCTCCTTAACCAGTGCGGCAAGAAGTGCCCTGCCAACTTCACCTGCCCCATCTGA
- the LOC119341903 gene encoding cortical cell-delineating protein-like translates to MAPSKLALFLALNLVLLATVQGCGPYCPPVVPTPPIRPPPIVPPTGGGSCPINTLKLGVCANVLNLLKLKIGVPANEECCPLLGGLADLDAAVCLCTAIRANILGIKLNVPIDLTLLLNQCGKKCPANFTCPI, encoded by the coding sequence ATGGCGCCCTCCAAGCTTGCTCTTTTCCTCGCCCTGAACCTGGTCCTCCTCGCCACCGTGCAGGGCTGCGGACCCTACTGCCCACCGGTAGTCCCTACCCCGCCGATCCGCCCACCGCCAATCGTGCCACCGACCGGCGGGGGCAGCTGCCCGATCAACACGCTGAAGCTGGGTGTGTGCGCCAACGTGTTGAACCTGCTGAAGCTCAAGATCGGCGTGCCGGCGAACGAGGAGTGTTGCCCGCTCCTGGGCGGGCTCGCCGACCTCGACGCCGCGGTGTGCCTCTGCACCGCCATCAGGGCCAACATTCTCGGCATCAAGCTCAACGTGCCCATCGACCTGACCCTCCTCCTCAACCAGTGCGGCAAGAAGTGCCCCGCCAACTTCACCTGCCCCATCTGA